Genomic segment of Candidatus Rokuibacteriota bacterium:
ATCTTGAAGGAAATCCGCGCCCTTGCAAAGCGATCGCAACGGCCAAGTAGCTACGTCGTCTTCACACTGATCGAAGAAGGTCTGCGGCAACGCCGATGCCCTGGCATTGTCTTCACCGATGGCCCAACGGGACGGAGAGCCACCGTTGCTGGCACCGGCATCGATGTTTGGGAAGTCGTCCGAGTCTACAGAGTCTGCGGAGAAGACCCCGAGACCCTGGCCCACGCTCTTCCACAGCTGTCCAGGCGACAGCTCGACGCTGCTCTGCATTACTTCCGGTCCTACCCCAAGGAAATTGAGGAGCGCCTTGCCCGTGAAGAGACGGCCGAGGCGGAGCTTTCGGCGCGCTTTCCTCTCGTGAAACCGTATCGGGTCTCATAGCCCGTGCGGCTACTCCTGGACGAGCAGATCAACCCGGCCGTCGCGACCGAGTTGCGGCACAAGGGGTACGACGTCATTACAGCCAACGAGATCGGGACCCGAGGGGCAACTGACCCCGAGCAACTCGCCGCGGCTGCCTTGTCGCATCGAGCCTTGGTAACCCACAACGTTTCGGATTTCCAAGAACTCCTCACAGAATGGGCGCAAAAAGGCGTCACTCACTGGGGGCTCATCTTCGTCAGCGAAAAGACCATCTCGCAACGGTCCGTCGGCCCTCTGGTTCTCGCCCTTCAACACTTGCTCGACGATTTCACCGCCGAGGATGGCTTGCTCAACCAAGCCGTCTACTTAGCGAGACCCCCTACAGCGTGACGATCCCCTCCCGAGGCTTGAGGGGGCAGGGGAGCCTTGCCGGTGAGGGCTACGGCCAGAGGGAAGTGGGGACGAGCACGAGGTCGGTAAAGGGGGGAGGGCTGACGGGCTCCGGCCCGGAGGCTCGCAGGGCCAGGGAGTAGCCCTCGGGCCCGAGGACAAACGCCTCCACCATGTGTGCTTCGGCGTCCACCAGCCAGAAGAACGGCACAGCGTGACGGGCGTAGAGCTGATGCTTGGTGCTCCGGTCGATCAGCGTGGTCGAGGGAGAGATGATCTCCACGGCCAGCGTAGGCGGGCCCTCAACCCCGCGCCGGCTGATCGCCCCGAGGCGCGTGCGGTCGAGGTAGACAATGTCCGGCTGGACGATGGAGGTGTCGCTCAGGATCACGTCGAGCGGCGCGTAGAGCACCTCGCCGATTCCCTTGGCTTTGACATGGGCGTCAAGGACCCGGAACAGGTTGCGGCTGGTCATCTGATGCTGAGGACTGGGCGCCGGCGTCACGGAGAGCTCTCCCTCATGGATCTCATAGCGGCGACCGTCGGCCGGGAGAGCCTCATACTCTTTGTAGGTCAGCACGACGCGACGGGTCGCCATGGGGTTGGCTCCTCGCAAGGATTGTACGGGCTCCGAAAGGGCGCGTCAAACAACGCTCGTTAGACCTCGCACGGCGTTGCAGCTCGAGGCGCCTTCACCCTTATTTCGTCCACGCCCACCGACCAGGCCACCAGGCCCAACCGTGCTCGCCCCACACCGACCGCCCGGGCTGCTAGTGCAACTGACCGGCTGCCGGCCCGGCATGGCCGTTCGAGTGCGCGGTCACGCTGGTCTCGATCACGGTCGTCGAGTTCGGAACGCCGAACGTCTGGGGAAAAACGCGCTTGCCTTCTTCATCATCGTCTCTGGCCCTCCTTCGAACGTGATCCGGGGGAAAAGCCCTGCCATGAGGTCAGCGTATCAGTCGGAGTCTTAAGCAGCGGGATTCGCAACGGCTTGAGGGGAAAGAGCCCATCCCCGAGCTCCCGGCGCGCACCGGGCTCGAGCGTGTCGCGCCCCGGACTGTCACAAAGTAGAGACAGTCATGGCGGGGTCAATGACGCGGCGCGCAAAAGTGGAAAGTTATTGACAGGCCCCCCCGAAATTTTGGTAAAAGGCGGTAAAGGGGTTAAGCAACCCGCCCGGAGGCAGTGAGTGCTTCCGGGCGATTTTTTTAAGACAGCGCATATGCTGAACCCAGAGGAGTCGGCCCTGCTCGTCGTGCCTTCTGGACCTTCCCAGGAGAGGCTGACCCGCCTCGCCGCGGGAGAGGATGGCCCACCGGCCATTGGGGGACCGA
This window contains:
- a CDS encoding DUF433 domain-containing protein; amino-acid sequence: MRKTLPFSLRLPPDILKEIRALAKRSQRPSSYVVFTLIEEGLRQRRCPGIVFTDGPTGRRATVAGTGIDVWEVVRVYRVCGEDPETLAHALPQLSRRQLDAALHYFRSYPKEIEERLAREETAEAELSARFPLVKPYRVS
- a CDS encoding DUF5615 family PIN-like protein, with translation MRLLLDEQINPAVATELRHKGYDVITANEIGTRGATDPEQLAAAALSHRALVTHNVSDFQELLTEWAQKGVTHWGLIFVSEKTISQRSVGPLVLALQHLLDDFTAEDGLLNQAVYLARPPTA
- a CDS encoding Uma2 family endonuclease produces the protein MATRRVVLTYKEYEALPADGRRYEIHEGELSVTPAPSPQHQMTSRNLFRVLDAHVKAKGIGEVLYAPLDVILSDTSIVQPDIVYLDRTRLGAISRRGVEGPPTLAVEIISPSTTLIDRSTKHQLYARHAVPFFWLVDAEAHMVEAFVLGPEGYSLALRASGPEPVSPPPFTDLVLVPTSLWP